The Cystobacter fuscus DSM 2262 region GGGCCTCGCCTGGGGTGACGAGGTGCTGGTCGATATCGCGGGTTATTCGAATGGGCGCCTCATCCCCTTCAGCGTGCGCACCGACGTCTGGCTCCCGCTGGCGCCCGACCCCCTCCTGCCGGGCCTGTACGAGCAGTGGGTGGGTCACCTGCCGGGAGAGAGCGTGCTCGTGGACATCGTCCTGGGCGAGAACTACCCCATCGAGGCGCTACGGGGTCAGCCCGCGCGCTTCGCCCTCCTCATCCAGGCCGCGCGCGAGGTGAAGTACCCCGACCCGACGAATCCGGAGTTCCTCGAGGCCCTTGGCCGCGGAGCGACCCTGGAGGAAGTGATGCGCGGTGTGGCGAGGGAGCTGCAACAGGAGGCCGCGCGAGCACGGTTCCTCGAGGGCCAGCAACGGGTGCTCGAGGAGGTGGCCGCACGCACACAGGTGGACATCCCCGAGGAGCTGGTCGACGAGGAGATCCGCCTGCGTTGGGGCGCGAGCGAGGGTCGCTCCGTGACCAAGCTCAAGTTCAGCAACAAGCATCAGGAGGAGTCGCTCCAGACGTGGCTGGCGGACGAGAGGACCCGGGCCGAGGCCAGGCAGCGGTTGCGCATCAGCCTGGCGCTGGGCGCCATCTGCAAGCGTGACGGGCTCATCCTCACCCCGGCCAAGGTGCTGGAGGTCATCCAGGCCGAGTCCACGGCCGCCGGTGTGCCGCTGGAACAGGCCACCGCCGTCTTTGCTTCCGAGCCACAACAACACGTCCGCATCACTCAAGCCGCGTGGCATCTGTTGGCGGTGGACCACGTCATGAGCAAGGCCCAGGTGCACGGCGCGGGCACCTGACACGCGGTCCGCGCGGGCTCGGCCCTTCTTCGTCCTAGGCAGCCGCGCGCCGGATGGACTCCACCGCGTCTTCGAGACGGACCTCGCCTTCGAAGCCACCCGCCGAGACGGCTGGCCGCTGCTGCTCGATCGCGTGGGCGAACTTCACCGCCGGATCGGCCTCGAGCTTCTCGACGAGCCGCCGCACGTTCGGGAATGCACGGCGGTCGACCGCGTCGTGGTACTTGGTCCAGCGGGCGATGCCGATGAAGTAGGCGTCCACCAGGGTGCGGTGCTCGCCGAGCAGCCAGGGGCGGTCGCCGAGCAGGGCCTCGAGCCTGGCGTGGGCCTTCTCGACCTTGGCTCGGCCGTAATCGGTCAGCGCCTGCTTCGCCTCCGGCTCCAACTCGTGCTCGTAGGCGTACCAGAGCGGGCTGAACGAGCCGAAGAAGGTCGTGTTGAGGAAGGCCAACATCTGGTTCCAGCGGTCGAAGTCGTGGGTGCCTTGGGCGAAGGCGAGCCGCCGCTCGATCCCGAGCGGACCGAGGTGATTGAGGAGGGCGATGGTTTCGCTGATGACCCTGCCGTCGGCCGTCATCAGGGAGGGCGTCTCCGCGACGGGGTTGATGCGCTTGTACGCGTCGCTCGTGACGACGCTCGGCATCTCGATGCGGCAAAGCCGATAGGGCCTCGCGAGCCACTCGAGCGCGACGATGGAGCCGAACGAGCAGCCCGACGGGACACCGTAGAAGAGGATGGGGGACACGAGATTCTCCGTGGTTGAAAGCCCGTGGATTCGGGTCCCATCAATCTGTCGTCGTGGACTTTGACCGGGTAGAGGCTAGAACGGCGACGCAACGTCTACCCATATGGACTTTGGGATCTCGATGCTCAACCTCAACGACCTGGCGCTCTTCGTGGCGGCGATCGAACACGGTGGCTTCGCGGCGGCGGCGCGTCGTCTCGGCGTACCGAAGGCGACCATCAGCAAGCGGGTGGCGGAGCTCGAGGCGAGCCTGGATGCCCGGCTCGTCCATCGCACCTCGCGCAGCTTCACCCTCACCGAGGTCGGGCGTGATTTCCACGAGCGCGCGCGTGCGGTGCTGATCGAGGCGGAGGCCGCCGAGCAGGTGGTGCGCGGGCGCGTCGCCGAGCCTGGCGGCACGGTTCGGCTGACCGCCAGTGTACCGACGGCACAGCTCTACCTGGCCGAGCACCTGCCGAAGCTCGCGCGCGCCTACCCCAAGCTGCGGGTGCAGCTGGACGTGACCGATCGTTTCGTGGATGTCGTGCAGGAGGGCTACGACATCGCGGTGCGCTCCCACTTCACTCCGCTTCCGGCTTCGGGTCTGGTCCAGCGGCAGCTCGTGAGCGAGCCCATCCTGCTCGTGGCCGCCCCCGACTATCTGTCGGCGCGGCAACCGCTGGAGCGGCCCGAGCAGCTCGGGCGCCATGATGGCCTCGTGGCCGCGCCGAACTCGACGGGCTGGCGCCTGCTCGGCCCCGCGGGCGAGCGCGTCGAGGTCAGTCCGCTGCCCGTCATGGTGGCCAACGAGTCGACCGTGCTGCTGGGAGCCGCCAGGGCCGGTCTCGGCGTGGCCTGCCTGCCCCAGAGCATGTGCCGTGTGGCCCTGGGAGCGGGCGAGTTGGTCCGGGTGTTGCCCGAGTGGGAGGCGGGGACCGTGACGACGACCCTCCTCATGCCCCACCGGCGCGGCCAGTTGCCCGGGGTCCGGGCGACGGTGGAGTTCCTGATCGAGTGTCTCGCACAGAAGGTGCGAGCCAGCGCTCAGTGAGGACGTGCCAGCGCGCGGTGGATCGCCGAGGTGAGCCCGGTGGAGCGGAGGGCATCCAGCGCGAGCTCCCAACGGCCCTCGGCACAAAGGCCGCTCAGGCCCGCGTCCTCATAGGCTTGCCGGGCGGCGGCCGCCAAGGCTTCGCGCACCGCCTCGGCGACCGCGTGGCCGACCTCGTCACAACGTCTGCAGTCGAGCTCGATGCCCAGACGGCTGCGCCGCCCTTCTTCCGTGAGGACCCAGGGGCGCTCCATCCACGGGGGCTCATGGCGCACGTGCTGCCGGTGGCCGCACTCGAGCTCGGCCACCCAGTGGTTCTCTCCATCGAGGTGGAATCCCGTCATCTTCTGCTTCATCGGACGTGCATCCTCCTTCTGCGAGCAGACTCCATTCCACCTCCAGAGATGCGCATGGCGGAGCGGGTGGACAGCCCCCTGTGGATCTTCGCACTCCTGGAGTGACAGTTCCCAGGGGAGGCGGTGTTCCAGTGCCACGACTCGCGAAGCAGCACGGTCGGCTGGCGTCATTTCAAGGAGAGGGAACATGCGGAAGAGCCTGGGTTTGGGGGTGGCGGCACTGATGTTCATGCCCGCCTGCGGTTTGTTCGGAGAGCAGGGCAATGGCCACAAGGTCACTCAGCCGCGTGAGCTCACCGGCTTCACCCGGGTGGAGAATCACTCCTCCCTGGATGTGGTGGTGCGCGAGGCCTCCGCCGGGTCCGTCACCCTCACGCTCGACGAGAACCTGCACCCGTTCGTCACCACCCGCGTCTCCGGGGAGACGCTCCTCATCGAGAACACCGAGAACCTGTTGTACTCGGGTGAAGGCCGCGTGGTGGCGACGCTGCCGCGCTTCCTCGGCGCGGAGAATGATGGCTCCGGCGACTTCCTCGTCGAGGGCGTGACCTGGTCGAACGCGCTCACCTTCGAGCTCGAGGGCACTGGAGACATGGATTACTGCGGGCCGGCCACCCACCTCACCGTGAACCTCTCTGGCTCTGGCGACATGACGCTCTGCACTCCGCGGGAGCAGGTGCTGGAGGAGGTGCGGTTGGGGCTGTCTGGCTCCGGCTCGCTCACCTATGACGGCTTCGCGAAGAGCCTGGACGCCGTCCTCGAGGGTTCGGGCGACATGAGCCTCACCGGTTCGGCGCCGCGCCTGGTGGCCCGGGTGAACGGCAGTGGGGACCTCGATGCCCGGGGGGTCTCCAGCTCGGAGGCGGAGCTGTACATGGCCGGTTCCGGCAATGTGAGCGCCACCGTCGCTACCACCGTGACGGTGTACCTCGATGGCTCTGGCGATGTGGATTTGTGGGGAGGCGCCACGTTGCGCGACGTGCGCCTCGAGGGTGCCGGGGACCTGCGGCGACACTGAACGCTCGACTCCAAAACCAACGGTGTGAGATTCCTCCGCCAGCCTCCACCACGAAGGAGTCCGACGTGCTTCGACATGCATCACGATGGGTCATGACGCTGGTAGTGGGTTTCACCTGGGTCCAGGCAGGCTGTGCTCCCGCGGAGCCCACGGCCCCGGAGACACCACGCACCGAAGAGGCCGCGCGGCCGCTGCTGCCGGGTGAGCGCTCCCTCTTCGACGCCTCCGCCGTGCCGGCCGTGGCGGCCGCGGACGACAGCGCCGCGGTGGAGCTGGGCGTGCGCTTCCGCAGTGACGCGCCCGGACGCGTCATGGGCGTGCGCTTCTACAAGGGCGCGGGCAACACGGGCACGCACACCGGCAGCCTGTGGTCGGCTTCGGGGGCCCTGCTGGCCACCGCCATCTTCCAGGACGAGACGGCCTCGGGCTGGCAGGAGGTGCGCTTCGCGACCCCTGTGGCCATCGCGGCGGACAAGGACTACGTCGTGTCGTACCACGCGCCCGCGGGGCACTACGCGGCGACGAGCAATGGCTTCGCCTCCGCGCTGGATGTGCCACCCCTGCACGCACCCGCGAGCGGGACGGGGGGCGGTAACGGCCTCTACCACTACGGCACGAGCGGCTTTCCCACGGACAGCTACCAGGCCAGCAACTACTGGGTGGACGTGGCCTTCCAGCCCAACGACACCACGCCTCCGCGCGCGCCCACCAACGTGGTGGCGACGCCCAACTCGTCCACCGCCATCGACCTGACCTGGTACGTCTCCGTGGACGGCTCGGGCGAGACGCAGGGCAACGCACGCGCCCACCTGGTGTACCGGGGCAGCCAGCTCATCGCGGAGCTGCCCGGCACCACCACGAGCTACCGCGATACCGGCCTG contains the following coding sequences:
- a CDS encoding peptidylprolyl isomerase encodes the protein MDSNPKSSPPAKKRAGIPMYTSPARRAAQGGEVQLPPVIAPSLEGLSVTVPAPEPITARRVQERFQELARAHASERMRPRTEGLAWGDEVLVDIAGYSNGRLIPFSVRTDVWLPLAPDPLLPGLYEQWVGHLPGESVLVDIVLGENYPIEALRGQPARFALLIQAAREVKYPDPTNPEFLEALGRGATLEEVMRGVARELQQEAARARFLEGQQRVLEEVAARTQVDIPEELVDEEIRLRWGASEGRSVTKLKFSNKHQEESLQTWLADERTRAEARQRLRISLALGAICKRDGLILTPAKVLEVIQAESTAAGVPLEQATAVFASEPQQHVRITQAAWHLLAVDHVMSKAQVHGAGT
- a CDS encoding glutathione S-transferase family protein, with the protein product MSPILFYGVPSGCSFGSIVALEWLARPYRLCRIEMPSVVTSDAYKRINPVAETPSLMTADGRVISETIALLNHLGPLGIERRLAFAQGTHDFDRWNQMLAFLNTTFFGSFSPLWYAYEHELEPEAKQALTDYGRAKVEKAHARLEALLGDRPWLLGEHRTLVDAYFIGIARWTKYHDAVDRRAFPNVRRLVEKLEADPAVKFAHAIEQQRPAVSAGGFEGEVRLEDAVESIRRAAA
- a CDS encoding GIN domain-containing protein, which produces MRKSLGLGVAALMFMPACGLFGEQGNGHKVTQPRELTGFTRVENHSSLDVVVREASAGSVTLTLDENLHPFVTTRVSGETLLIENTENLLYSGEGRVVATLPRFLGAENDGSGDFLVEGVTWSNALTFELEGTGDMDYCGPATHLTVNLSGSGDMTLCTPREQVLEEVRLGLSGSGSLTYDGFAKSLDAVLEGSGDMSLTGSAPRLVARVNGSGDLDARGVSSSEAELYMAGSGNVSATVATTVTVYLDGSGDVDLWGGATLRDVRLEGAGDLRRH
- a CDS encoding DUF3565 domain-containing protein: MKQKMTGFHLDGENHWVAELECGHRQHVRHEPPWMERPWVLTEEGRRSRLGIELDCRRCDEVGHAVAEAVREALAAAARQAYEDAGLSGLCAEGRWELALDALRSTGLTSAIHRALARPH
- a CDS encoding LysR substrate-binding domain-containing protein, producing the protein MDFGISMLNLNDLALFVAAIEHGGFAAAARRLGVPKATISKRVAELEASLDARLVHRTSRSFTLTEVGRDFHERARAVLIEAEAAEQVVRGRVAEPGGTVRLTASVPTAQLYLAEHLPKLARAYPKLRVQLDVTDRFVDVVQEGYDIAVRSHFTPLPASGLVQRQLVSEPILLVAAPDYLSARQPLERPEQLGRHDGLVAAPNSTGWRLLGPAGERVEVSPLPVMVANESTVLLGAARAGLGVACLPQSMCRVALGAGELVRVLPEWEAGTVTTTLLMPHRRGQLPGVRATVEFLIECLAQKVRASAQ